The following proteins come from a genomic window of Proteiniphilum propionicum:
- the murG gene encoding undecaprenyldiphospho-muramoylpentapeptide beta-N-acetylglucosaminyltransferase — protein sequence MSNSYRSKPDSDAVPENFQPAPRVIVSGGGTGGHVFPAISVANAVKKRWPGSEILFVGAVDRMEMERVPEAGYKIIGLPVSGFNRKNPLKNIPVALKLLKSMNRARRIIYDFKPDIAVGVGGYASGPILKAASGKGVPTLLQEQNSYAGVTNRILAKHAATICVAYEGMERFFPEEKIVLTGNPCRQDLVTTEENREEGYKFFRLDPGKRTILMVGGSLGARTLNQSIAGALPELAEVDDLQVIWQCGKYYYKEMQILQAEGKIPPNVHLMDFISRMELAYSVADLVISRAGAGSVSEFSLLGKAVVLVPSPNVAEDHQTKNAKALVDKDAAVMVPDNKATDLLFGVAISLVRDDRQLKSLRDNILKLAQHDSAERIVDEIEKIVFRDRLGHNKHSE from the coding sequence ATGAGCAATTCATACAGGTCGAAACCTGATTCAGACGCTGTTCCGGAGAACTTTCAACCGGCACCCAGGGTAATAGTGAGCGGAGGCGGCACTGGAGGGCACGTTTTTCCGGCAATATCTGTAGCAAACGCTGTAAAGAAACGATGGCCTGGCAGTGAAATACTTTTTGTGGGCGCTGTTGACCGTATGGAGATGGAGCGGGTTCCGGAGGCCGGATACAAAATTATTGGATTGCCTGTTTCGGGTTTTAACCGTAAAAACCCACTAAAGAATATTCCCGTCGCATTAAAACTGCTAAAAAGTATGAACAGGGCCCGCCGTATCATTTATGACTTTAAACCCGATATTGCTGTTGGTGTTGGAGGATATGCCAGTGGTCCCATACTGAAGGCAGCCTCGGGGAAAGGAGTACCCACATTGCTGCAGGAACAGAACTCATATGCCGGCGTAACCAATAGAATACTGGCAAAACATGCAGCTACTATTTGCGTTGCTTATGAGGGTATGGAGAGGTTTTTCCCGGAAGAAAAGATTGTGCTTACCGGAAATCCCTGCCGTCAGGATTTGGTGACTACGGAAGAGAACCGAGAAGAGGGATATAAGTTTTTCCGTCTCGATCCCGGTAAGAGAACCATTCTGATGGTTGGCGGTAGCCTGGGTGCACGCACACTGAACCAAAGCATTGCAGGTGCTTTGCCTGAACTGGCTGAAGTAGATGATCTGCAGGTGATTTGGCAATGCGGGAAGTATTACTATAAAGAGATGCAGATACTGCAGGCTGAAGGGAAAATCCCACCTAACGTGCATCTTATGGATTTTATCTCCAGGATGGAATTGGCCTATTCAGTGGCAGACCTGGTGATATCACGTGCCGGTGCAGGATCGGTGTCGGAGTTCAGCCTGCTTGGCAAAGCTGTTGTCTTGGTGCCTTCGCCCAATGTAGCTGAAGACCATCAAACAAAAAATGCCAAGGCTCTGGTAGACAAAGATGCCGCAGTAATGGTGCCGGATAACAAGGCTACAGATCTACTGTTCGGTGTGGCAATTTCCCTTGTCAGAGACGACAGGCAGTTGAAAAGCCTGAGAGATAATATCTTAAAGCTGGCTCAGCACGATTCGGCTGAACGCATCGTTGACGAAATAGAGAAGATAGTTTTTCGGGACAGATTGGGTCACAATAAACATTCAGAGTAA
- a CDS encoding FtsW/RodA/SpoVE family cell cycle protein gives MRRIMLNETNNFTDPVQSFEEIAETGSTLKDFVSKIFKGDKVIWVVFIILWMISLIEIFSATSTIVYRQQNQWDPILRHAMFLIGGVGVILLIHNIPYRFFSLLIFVLMGAIVLLILTPFIGKSINNADRWISIMGFTIQPSEIAKISLMGTIAFLLSKQNGTNDGILFKWMIGLMVVVCVIIAMDNLSTAVLLFGVCYLLMFIGNVKLLRLLKVAGTGIAAVLLFVLFLNIIPASWTDSGPLSRLGTWQNRISGFGADKNPEDEEYYIITDDNYQVAHAKIAIANGGLLGVFPGNSTERDFLPQAYSDFIYAIIIEEMGLLGGIFVLLLYVVILIRAGMIARKTEKLFPKYLVLGSALMLSVQAFINMAVAVNLIPVTGQPLPLVSRGGTSTLITCAYFGLILSADRFGIGKKEDGELGADKNKTDYGQSDDDEGYDNPISDKMNESIDKLEDKVEFEIIQV, from the coding sequence ATGAGAAGAATTATGCTCAACGAAACCAACAATTTTACTGACCCTGTACAATCTTTTGAAGAGATTGCCGAAACGGGATCTACTCTAAAAGATTTTGTGAGTAAGATCTTCAAGGGAGATAAAGTGATCTGGGTTGTGTTTATTATTCTTTGGATGATCTCACTGATAGAGATCTTTAGTGCTACCAGCACCATTGTATACCGTCAACAAAACCAATGGGATCCGATTTTGCGCCACGCTATGTTCTTGATTGGTGGAGTGGGGGTTATTTTACTCATTCACAACATCCCTTACCGTTTTTTTTCATTATTGATATTTGTCCTGATGGGAGCAATCGTTCTGCTTATACTGACACCGTTTATAGGTAAAAGCATAAATAATGCCGATCGCTGGATATCCATTATGGGGTTTACAATACAACCTTCTGAAATAGCAAAGATATCACTGATGGGAACAATCGCCTTTCTGCTCAGTAAGCAGAACGGGACAAACGACGGGATCCTTTTCAAGTGGATGATAGGACTGATGGTTGTTGTGTGTGTAATTATTGCCATGGATAACCTGTCAACGGCAGTACTGCTTTTTGGAGTATGTTATCTGCTTATGTTCATAGGTAATGTGAAGCTACTGCGATTGCTTAAGGTGGCAGGGACAGGTATAGCTGCAGTGCTGCTGTTCGTGTTGTTCCTGAACATTATTCCAGCGAGCTGGACCGATTCTGGCCCTTTAAGCCGTCTCGGGACATGGCAGAACAGAATATCCGGTTTTGGCGCGGATAAAAATCCGGAGGATGAGGAATATTATATTATTACCGACGATAATTACCAGGTAGCACACGCCAAGATTGCAATTGCTAACGGAGGTTTACTGGGTGTTTTCCCAGGTAACAGCACCGAGCGCGATTTCCTGCCGCAGGCTTATTCCGATTTTATCTATGCAATTATTATTGAGGAGATGGGGCTGCTGGGGGGGATCTTTGTACTGCTTCTATATGTGGTTATCCTTATCAGGGCAGGTATGATTGCAAGGAAAACGGAGAAGCTTTTCCCAAAGTATCTTGTTCTTGGATCGGCGCTGATGCTTTCGGTTCAGGCTTTTATTAATATGGCGGTAGCCGTGAACCTAATCCCGGTAACAGGGCAGCCATTGCCTTTAGTGAGCAGGGGGGGGACCTCTACACTCATTACATGTGCGTACTTTGGGCTTATTTTGAGTGCCGACCGTTTTGGAATTGGAAAAAAGGAAGATGGAGAGCTAGGAGCTGACAAAAACAAAACAGATTACGGACAGTCAGATGATGATGAGGGGTATGACAACCCGATATCTGATAAGATGAACGAATCGATTGATAAACTGGAAGATAAGGTCGAGTTTGAAATTATTCAGGTGTGA
- the murD gene encoding UDP-N-acetylmuramoyl-L-alanine--D-glutamate ligase, with amino-acid sequence MTTTLVCVLGGGESGVGSAILAQKKGFNVFLSDNGTLTDENRETLIAYGIDYEEGGHTEERVFQANEIIKSPGIPDTAPLIQKILSKGIRVISEIEFAGRYTNAKLICITGSNGKTTTASLIYHILKSAGLNVGLGGNIGQSFARQVAEENYDYYVLELSSFQLEGVNNFKADIAVLLNITPDHLDRYDHNLQSYVNAKMRIVRNQKIDDAFIYWIDDPIVTKEIERLKPEATRYPFGEVKRENVAAYTENGRLYIHAKEHLFNMELELLALEGIHNVYNSMASGIVAKLMDISDEQLRRSLSDFKGVPHRLEKVASVRGVLYVNDSKATNVNSCWYALQSMRSKTVLILGGTDKGNDYSEIEEVVLSKVRALIFLGKDNSKLHAFFDGKINIIRNAGSMKEAVDIAYKLAEKGDTVLLSPCCASFDLFKNYEDRGDQFKECVRRL; translated from the coding sequence ATGACAACAACACTTGTATGTGTTCTGGGTGGTGGCGAAAGCGGGGTGGGCTCCGCAATACTTGCTCAAAAAAAAGGATTTAATGTGTTTCTATCTGACAACGGCACGTTGACAGACGAAAACAGAGAGACATTAATAGCATATGGAATTGATTACGAAGAGGGAGGACATACCGAAGAGAGAGTTTTTCAGGCAAACGAAATAATTAAAAGTCCTGGTATTCCCGACACGGCGCCCCTGATACAGAAAATTTTGTCTAAAGGTATTCGCGTTATCTCGGAAATTGAATTTGCAGGCAGGTACACAAACGCAAAATTGATCTGTATCACCGGAAGTAACGGAAAGACCACCACAGCTAGCCTGATATATCATATTTTAAAATCTGCCGGATTGAACGTCGGACTGGGTGGTAATATAGGGCAGAGCTTTGCACGACAGGTGGCCGAAGAGAATTACGACTATTATGTTCTGGAATTAAGCAGCTTTCAACTGGAGGGAGTAAATAATTTCAAGGCAGATATTGCTGTACTTCTGAATATCACACCAGATCATCTTGATCGCTATGATCATAACCTGCAGAGCTATGTGAATGCGAAAATGCGGATCGTTAGGAATCAGAAAATTGATGACGCGTTTATTTACTGGATTGACGACCCTATTGTTACTAAAGAGATAGAGAGGCTGAAACCGGAAGCAACACGCTATCCGTTTGGTGAAGTAAAAAGAGAAAATGTTGCTGCCTATACAGAGAACGGCAGGTTATATATTCACGCTAAAGAACATCTGTTCAATATGGAATTGGAACTACTGGCCCTGGAGGGCATTCATAATGTGTATAATTCAATGGCATCAGGGATTGTTGCAAAATTAATGGATATCAGTGATGAACAATTGCGCAGGTCGCTGTCCGATTTCAAAGGTGTTCCGCACAGACTCGAAAAGGTGGCTTCCGTTCGTGGCGTTTTGTATGTGAATGACTCTAAAGCTACAAATGTGAATTCTTGCTGGTACGCACTTCAGAGCATGCGCTCGAAAACAGTGTTGATTCTTGGAGGTACTGACAAAGGAAATGATTATAGCGAGATAGAAGAGGTGGTGCTATCAAAAGTGCGGGCATTGATATTTCTGGGGAAAGATAACAGTAAGCTTCATGCCTTCTTCGACGGAAAAATTAATATTATACGTAATGCAGGCTCAATGAAGGAGGCTGTAGATATCGCTTATAAACTTGCTGAAAAGGGAGATACGGTTCTGCTGTCACCTTGTTGTGCCAGTTTCGACCTGTTTAAAAATTACGAAGACCGTGGAGATCAGTTTAAGGAGTGCGTAAGAAGACTTTAG
- the mraY gene encoding phospho-N-acetylmuramoyl-pentapeptide-transferase, translating to MLYYLFDYLDKLDFPGAGMFQFVMFRSAMAAVTSLLISIFAGKRIIFRLQKRQIGETIRNLGLEGQYSKRGTPTMGGIIIIISILVSTLLFGKLENIYIILMLVSTIWLGTLGFADDFIKVFKKDKDGLKGKFKIIAQVGLGLIVGLTIYFSPEIVVRENTEIRVNNIIEEVTYKNEDVKTTSTTIPFVKNNNFDYKWLVGWMGQYADEAVWIVFILMVILIVTAVSNSANLTDGLDGLTSGSSAVIGVALGVLAYVSGRVDFASYLNIMYIPGGDELMVYASAFVGACVGFLWYNAYPAQVFMGDTGSLTLGGIIGVFAVLIHKEMLLPILCGVFFAEALSVIAQVTYFKFTKKKFGEGRRIFKMTPLHHHYQKPGNGSINAIIQRPLVPLAEPKIVTRFWLVGMILVVLALATLKMR from the coding sequence ATGTTATATTATCTTTTTGATTATTTAGATAAACTCGATTTTCCAGGAGCAGGTATGTTCCAGTTTGTGATGTTCCGCTCTGCAATGGCTGCAGTGACGTCGTTGCTGATAAGTATTTTTGCCGGTAAACGAATTATATTTAGGCTGCAAAAGAGACAGATAGGTGAAACAATCCGCAACCTTGGACTTGAAGGGCAATACAGTAAGAGGGGAACACCTACCATGGGAGGGATAATAATAATTATATCCATACTTGTATCGACTCTCCTATTTGGAAAGCTTGAAAATATTTACATCATACTAATGCTTGTTAGTACAATATGGTTGGGGACACTCGGCTTTGCCGATGACTTTATAAAGGTGTTCAAGAAGGATAAAGATGGATTGAAAGGAAAATTCAAGATTATTGCTCAGGTGGGATTGGGACTTATTGTAGGACTTACCATCTATTTCAGCCCGGAAATTGTTGTGCGTGAAAATACCGAGATACGAGTGAATAATATAATCGAAGAGGTGACTTATAAAAATGAAGATGTAAAGACTACCAGTACGACTATTCCTTTCGTAAAAAATAATAACTTCGATTATAAGTGGCTTGTAGGCTGGATGGGGCAATATGCCGACGAAGCGGTATGGATTGTATTTATTCTTATGGTGATACTTATTGTGACTGCAGTATCAAACAGTGCAAACCTAACGGATGGACTTGATGGGCTGACCTCCGGATCTTCGGCTGTAATAGGTGTGGCGCTTGGAGTCCTTGCCTATGTATCGGGACGTGTCGATTTTGCATCCTACCTGAATATCATGTATATACCCGGTGGCGATGAGCTTATGGTGTATGCTTCTGCCTTTGTGGGTGCGTGCGTGGGGTTCCTATGGTATAATGCATACCCGGCACAGGTCTTTATGGGCGACACGGGAAGTTTAACCCTGGGGGGTATAATTGGCGTTTTTGCAGTGTTGATACATAAGGAAATGCTACTTCCTATCCTTTGCGGCGTATTTTTCGCGGAAGCACTTTCTGTGATAGCACAGGTAACATATTTTAAATTTACGAAGAAAAAATTTGGTGAAGGCAGGCGTATCTTCAAGATGACTCCCTTGCATCACCATTATCAGAAGCCCGGCAATGGAAGTATCAACGCAATTATTCAAAGGCCGCTGGTACCACTTGCCGAGCCCAAGATAGTAACCCGCTTCTGGCTGGTAGGGATGATCCTGGTTGTACTTGCATTGGCAACGCTTAAAATGAGATAG
- a CDS encoding UDP-N-acetylmuramoyl-L-alanyl-D-glutamate--2,6-diaminopimelate ligase → MRLNKLIDKCNVIAIRGNAGTEVDSITSDSRKVKQGSLFIAVEGICTDGHSYIGKAIEQEAAVVVYDKPMIEEFFSRVTYVQVENSAEALAQIASEWYGNPSQQLKLVGVTGTNGKTTIATLLYKLFRKLGYPAGLLSTVANYVNDEQYATTHTTLEPITLNAFLKKMVEAGCEYAFMEVSSHAIHQKRVHALNFAGGIFTNLTQDHLDYHKNMLDYRNVKKAFFDSLPAEAFALTNIDDKNGQVMLQNTSAAKYTYSVKNMADFKARIFEKHFEGTDIEINGKELTVQFVGVFNVYNLLAVYGAGILLGLYPDDVLRVLSLLKSVAGRFQTISSPQKITAIVDYAHTPDALSNVLDAIHGVLDKKGRVITVVGCGGNRDRTKRPLMAREALKLSDRAIFTSDNPRFEEPEAILQDMLDGLSEEEKNGVITIVDRREAIKTACALAQPGDVVLIAGKGHEDYQEIKGVKHHFDDKEEVEKLFFPAK, encoded by the coding sequence ATGAGACTGAATAAGTTGATCGATAAATGCAATGTTATTGCCATTCGCGGCAATGCCGGGACGGAAGTCGATTCCATTACATCCGACTCCCGTAAAGTGAAACAGGGTTCTTTGTTTATCGCGGTTGAGGGAATTTGTACCGATGGACACTCCTACATAGGTAAAGCAATAGAACAGGAAGCTGCGGTTGTGGTTTATGATAAGCCGATGATAGAGGAGTTCTTCTCACGTGTTACCTACGTGCAGGTAGAAAACAGTGCCGAGGCACTGGCACAGATAGCATCGGAATGGTACGGGAACCCATCACAACAGCTTAAACTGGTGGGTGTAACAGGCACCAACGGGAAGACAACCATCGCGACACTGTTGTATAAGTTGTTCCGCAAACTTGGTTATCCCGCAGGGTTGCTCTCAACAGTTGCCAACTATGTGAATGATGAGCAGTATGCAACTACTCACACCACACTCGAACCGATTACTCTGAATGCCTTCCTGAAGAAGATGGTGGAAGCAGGTTGTGAATATGCCTTTATGGAGGTAAGCTCTCACGCAATTCACCAGAAAAGGGTGCATGCACTTAATTTTGCAGGTGGCATCTTTACAAACCTGACACAGGACCATCTGGACTACCATAAAAATATGCTTGATTACCGCAACGTGAAAAAAGCATTTTTCGACAGCCTTCCAGCTGAAGCTTTCGCGTTAACCAATATTGACGACAAGAACGGGCAGGTGATGCTGCAGAATACTTCTGCTGCCAAATATACCTATTCGGTTAAGAATATGGCTGATTTCAAAGCACGTATTTTCGAGAAGCATTTCGAGGGTACTGATATTGAGATAAACGGCAAGGAGCTTACAGTGCAGTTTGTTGGCGTTTTTAATGTTTATAACCTCCTGGCAGTGTATGGTGCAGGCATCCTCCTGGGACTATATCCCGACGATGTGCTGCGCGTACTCTCTTTACTTAAGTCGGTGGCAGGGCGATTCCAGACAATCAGCTCACCCCAAAAAATTACAGCAATTGTTGACTATGCCCATACACCTGATGCACTTTCTAATGTATTGGATGCAATACATGGAGTGCTCGACAAAAAGGGACGGGTAATCACAGTGGTTGGTTGCGGCGGAAACCGCGATAGGACCAAGCGGCCTCTTATGGCCCGTGAGGCGCTAAAGCTCAGCGATAGAGCTATATTTACCTCCGATAACCCAAGGTTTGAAGAACCTGAAGCAATACTTCAGGATATGCTCGACGGACTTTCTGAAGAGGAAAAAAATGGTGTAATTACTATAGTGGACCGGAGAGAGGCAATAAAAACTGCCTGTGCCCTGGCACAGCCGGGAGATGTGGTTCTTATTGCAGGAAAGGGGCATGAGGATTATCAGGAAATAAAGGGTGTAAAGCACCATTTTGATGATAAGGAAGAGGTGGAGAAATTATTCTTCCCGGCTAAATAG
- a CDS encoding penicillin-binding protein — MKEQKQKNKKGILARYGLIVTVLMLFAFMVIFSAAKIAFTTEGKRWREVGEKETVIRDRVILPKRGNIYTCDGKLLASTEPLYSIYMDFWADGIEKDTLLKYVGPLSAALAGKFPDRSAAQYKGLIMNGWNMREKEERQIRDNEAKGIDRKVSLRSRYVKILRKDISYVDLKEIRTYPFWNKRSNKSGLIAEERNARKKPFGNLATRTVGSVYKDLEKGGASGLELKYDSLLKGVPGVKFRQKIHGKWIDVVEKPAKEGWDIVTTIDATIQDITERSLRDKLIETEAESGTAIIMEVKSGEIKGIVNLDRMGGGSYAEGNPNAFSYMNEPGSTFKTVSAMVALDDGVVTPIDSFYVGTGLFQYNKRWVRDHYWRRGRDRGYLTVEEGLAVSSNIVMSKMILKGYENNPAKFVEGIDRIGLRKQLAWDVPLSGIEGTSSIRFPDDKSNYWSKTTLPWMSFGYETQVPPIYMLMFYNGIANGGKMIKPFIAKQFIEDGKVIENIEAEVVNQKMCKETTLEQIHRMLRGVVDEGTARVVASDYFNIAGKTGTAQIASGGRYSDYYVSFCGYFPAEQPLYTIFVGLRKPKGVPSGGGMAGMVFKNIAEQTYLRKVKLTVNDCDVDSALIKNPVLKNGNWDFNLALLDALKLPAGDLSEAAGWVKMKQNNKVYEPQPLALKGSLIPDVHGMGARDAVYLLEKSGLRVHLSGSGKVVSQSFPPGQRLVKGTTITIILR; from the coding sequence ATGAAAGAACAAAAACAGAAAAACAAAAAAGGTATTCTTGCAAGGTACGGGCTAATTGTGACTGTACTTATGCTGTTTGCTTTTATGGTCATATTCTCAGCTGCAAAAATAGCGTTTACCACAGAAGGGAAAAGGTGGCGTGAAGTAGGTGAGAAAGAGACAGTAATAAGGGATCGTGTGATACTGCCTAAACGTGGTAATATATATACTTGCGACGGAAAACTGCTGGCTTCTACCGAGCCGCTCTACAGTATATATATGGATTTCTGGGCCGATGGTATTGAAAAGGATACACTATTGAAATATGTGGGTCCCCTGTCGGCAGCCCTTGCAGGGAAGTTTCCGGATAGGTCTGCTGCGCAATATAAGGGCCTGATCATGAATGGATGGAATATGCGCGAAAAGGAGGAGCGCCAAATACGTGATAATGAGGCGAAAGGGATTGACAGGAAGGTTTCTCTACGCTCTCGTTATGTGAAAATATTGCGCAAAGATATATCTTACGTCGACCTTAAGGAAATTCGCACTTATCCTTTCTGGAATAAACGCTCCAACAAAAGCGGACTTATAGCTGAAGAACGCAATGCACGAAAAAAACCATTCGGTAATCTTGCCACACGTACTGTTGGAAGTGTCTATAAGGACCTGGAAAAAGGAGGTGCAAGCGGTTTGGAGTTGAAGTACGATTCGTTGCTTAAGGGCGTTCCCGGAGTAAAGTTTCGTCAGAAGATTCATGGTAAGTGGATTGATGTGGTGGAAAAACCGGCCAAAGAGGGATGGGATATCGTTACAACCATTGATGCTACCATTCAGGATATCACCGAGCGTTCACTTCGCGATAAACTTATTGAAACCGAAGCTGAATCGGGTACTGCAATCATAATGGAGGTGAAGAGCGGAGAGATTAAAGGAATTGTAAACTTAGACAGAATGGGTGGCGGTAGTTACGCCGAAGGAAATCCAAACGCGTTCTCATATATGAACGAACCAGGCTCTACTTTCAAAACGGTATCGGCAATGGTTGCCCTTGATGATGGTGTTGTAACACCCATCGACTCGTTCTATGTGGGAACAGGCCTTTTTCAATATAACAAAAGATGGGTTAGAGACCATTACTGGCGACGTGGACGTGACCGCGGTTATCTAACGGTTGAAGAAGGGTTGGCAGTCTCATCAAACATTGTGATGAGTAAAATGATTTTGAAGGGATATGAAAATAATCCTGCTAAATTTGTAGAGGGAATAGACAGGATAGGACTCAGGAAGCAGCTTGCCTGGGATGTGCCGCTTAGCGGAATAGAGGGCACTTCATCCATTCGCTTTCCTGATGATAAAAGTAATTACTGGTCAAAGACAACACTTCCATGGATGTCCTTCGGGTATGAAACGCAAGTTCCTCCTATCTATATGCTTATGTTTTATAATGGTATTGCAAATGGCGGGAAGATGATAAAGCCCTTTATTGCTAAACAGTTTATTGAAGACGGAAAAGTGATAGAGAATATTGAGGCGGAAGTGGTGAATCAGAAGATGTGCAAAGAGACAACCCTTGAGCAAATACACCGGATGTTGAGAGGAGTGGTTGATGAGGGAACCGCAAGAGTTGTGGCTTCAGACTACTTTAATATTGCCGGGAAGACTGGAACGGCACAGATCGCTTCCGGTGGCAGGTATAGCGATTATTATGTCTCCTTTTGCGGATATTTTCCTGCCGAACAACCCCTTTACACAATTTTCGTCGGACTCAGAAAGCCAAAGGGGGTGCCGTCGGGTGGAGGTATGGCAGGTATGGTATTTAAAAATATTGCTGAGCAGACCTACCTGAGGAAAGTGAAGCTGACAGTAAATGATTGTGATGTGGATTCTGCACTGATAAAGAATCCGGTGCTGAAAAACGGCAACTGGGATTTTAACCTGGCCCTGCTGGATGCATTGAAGTTACCCGCAGGTGATCTTTCCGAAGCAGCTGGTTGGGTAAAGATGAAACAGAATAATAAAGTATATGAACCGCAACCGCTTGCTTTAAAAGGTTCTTTAATCCCTGACGTACATGGGATGGGTGCCCGAGATGCAGTTTACCTGCTTGAAAAATCGGGACTGAGGGTCCACCTGAGCGGCTCGGGGAAAGTAGTGTCGCAGTCGTTCCCGCCAGGACAGAGACTGGTTAAAGGAACAACAATTACTATTATATTGCGGTAA
- a CDS encoding FtsL-like putative cell division protein, with the protein MKIKFDNIRKSFVHVFGGSVLTEDLFLKNMRFILIIVLIMFLFISHRYTVLQRMSEIERLQKVLTDVKYESLTISSSLTEASRQGEIERRVEEEGLDLKVINEPVYHIGK; encoded by the coding sequence ATGAAAATAAAGTTCGATAACATACGCAAATCGTTTGTCCATGTTTTTGGAGGAAGCGTTCTCACTGAAGATCTCTTCCTCAAAAACATGAGATTTATTCTCATTATCGTACTAATAATGTTTCTGTTCATAAGTCACCGTTATACGGTACTGCAGAGAATGTCTGAAATAGAACGGTTGCAGAAGGTGCTGACCGATGTGAAATATGAGTCGCTGACAATCTCATCGAGCCTTACTGAAGCAAGCAGGCAGGGAGAGATTGAACGGCGGGTTGAGGAGGAGGGGCTGGATCTTAAGGTGATTAATGAACCTGTCTATCACATAGGTAAATAA
- the rsmH gene encoding 16S rRNA (cytosine(1402)-N(4))-methyltransferase RsmH — MTAYHIPALLNESLEGLNICPSGVYVDVTFGGGGHSREILDRLGKNGRLIAFDQDEDAAKNIIDDRRFTFVRSNFRFLKNFLRYYNVEQVDGILADLGVSSHHFDDSERGFSFRFKGGLDMRMNRNAPKKAADILNEYSEEHLSDIFFKYGELKNARRIASSVVEYRLAKKIEKVEDLLTIIEPFTFREKEKKILAKAFQALRIEVNGEMEALTEMLMQSLQVLKPGGRLSVISYHSLEDRLVKNFFRTGNFEGVQVKDFYGNPDTPFELINRKVIVPSEEEQHQNPRSRSAKLRIAEKKQV; from the coding sequence ATGACAGCTTATCATATACCGGCATTGCTTAACGAAAGCTTAGAGGGATTGAATATCTGTCCTTCCGGAGTATATGTTGATGTCACCTTTGGCGGGGGCGGCCATTCCAGAGAAATACTTGATAGGCTTGGGAAGAATGGGCGGCTTATTGCCTTTGACCAAGATGAAGATGCTGCAAAAAACATTATTGATGACCGTCGCTTCACGTTTGTAAGAAGCAATTTCCGTTTTTTAAAGAATTTCCTTCGCTATTACAATGTGGAGCAGGTTGATGGTATACTGGCCGATCTGGGTGTGTCGTCGCATCACTTTGATGATTCAGAGCGAGGGTTCTCGTTCAGGTTTAAAGGTGGCCTGGATATGCGGATGAACCGCAATGCCCCGAAGAAGGCTGCTGATATCCTTAATGAGTATTCGGAAGAGCACCTTTCGGATATTTTTTTTAAATATGGGGAGTTAAAGAACGCACGCAGGATAGCCTCGTCTGTGGTGGAATACCGACTTGCAAAAAAGATAGAAAAGGTGGAAGACCTGCTTACAATCATTGAGCCGTTCACATTTCGTGAAAAAGAAAAAAAGATTCTTGCAAAAGCTTTCCAGGCTCTTCGTATTGAGGTGAACGGCGAAATGGAAGCGCTTACCGAAATGTTGATGCAGTCTCTGCAGGTCCTTAAGCCAGGGGGACGTCTTAGCGTGATATCATACCACTCGCTGGAGGATCGTCTGGTGAAGAACTTTTTCAGGACAGGTAATTTTGAAGGGGTGCAGGTCAAAGACTTTTATGGCAATCCCGACACTCCCTTTGAATTGATCAACAGGAAGGTGATAGTCCCATCGGAAGAAGAACAGCATCAAAACCCCCGCTCAAGAAGTGCAAAGCTGCGTATTGCAGAGAAAAAACAGGTATAA
- a CDS encoding division/cell wall cluster transcriptional repressor MraZ: protein MLQFLGNIEAKADAKGRIFVPAIFRKRLQSEGEEFLVLRKDIFQECLVLYPGSVWEKEIEMLRGRLNKWNREQQQIFRQFVLDAERLEMDASGRVLIPKRYLQMASIESDIRFLGVDETIEIWAKDKLDKPLIEPEEFSSKLQQLMERNY from the coding sequence ATGCTACAGTTTCTAGGAAATATCGAAGCAAAAGCAGATGCAAAGGGGCGAATTTTTGTACCTGCCATTTTTCGTAAACGCTTACAGAGCGAGGGCGAGGAGTTTCTTGTGCTTCGTAAAGATATTTTCCAGGAGTGCCTTGTGCTCTATCCCGGGAGCGTTTGGGAAAAAGAGATCGAGATGCTTCGTGGCAGGTTAAACAAGTGGAACAGGGAGCAACAGCAGATTTTTCGCCAGTTCGTACTTGATGCCGAAAGGCTTGAAATGGATGCAAGCGGTAGGGTGCTTATACCCAAACGTTACTTGCAGATGGCCTCTATCGAAAGCGATATACGTTTCCTTGGAGTTGATGAGACCATTGAGATTTGGGCAAAAGACAAATTGGATAAGCCGCTTATTGAGCCGGAAGAGTTCTCTTCGAAACTACAGCAGCTTATGGAGCGAAATTACTGA